In Streptomyces rapamycinicus NRRL 5491, the genomic stretch GGAGTGCGTCGAACTCGCGCGTCGTCTGCGTCCCCGAGTCGTGCTGGCCGACATTCGCATGCCGCGGCTGGACGGGCTGGAAGTCGTGCGACAGCTGGCCGGTCCCGGCGTGGCCGATCCGATGAACGTCGTCGTGATCACCACATTCGACCAGGACGACTACGTAAGAACCGCACTGCGCAACGGCGCATGCGGTTTCCTGCTCAAGGACGCCTCTCCCGACCTTCTGGTGGAGGCGGTCCAGGCAGCAGCACGGGGAGACGCCCTCATCTCCCCAGCGGTCACCGTGCGGCTCCTGCGGCGGCTGGAAGCGACGGAACGCGGGACGGCACAGGCACCCGAGGGGTCCGATGACGCAGGTCTCAGCGAACGGGAGCGGGACATCGTCCGGCTGGTGGCCGTAGGGCGCACGAACCAGGAGATCGGCGATGAGTTGTTCCTGTCGCTGTCGACGGTGAAAACGTACCTGGCACGCATCCAGGCCAAGCTCAACGCCCGTAACCGGGTCGAGGTTGCGGCCTGGGCCTGGGAACATGGAGCAGTCCGCGGGAGCAGATGAGACGGCCGCCGGCACCTCACGTTCCAGCTTGGTGAGGAACTTCTTGAACTCCTCGGGGCGAATTGAGGTCGCTCGGGCCCAGCCGCACACAGCATTTCCCGGCCTCGGGAGCCAGCACGGCCCGGACCCCGTTGACCTCGAGGCCGTTGACGTAACCGGCGAGGAAGGCGTGGTTCATGCCGCACACCAGGTCGGGGGCCTTCGCGGTCAGCGGGTGGAACGGGCAGTTGCGCAGCCGGAGTTCGGTGGGGGCTTCCCGGACGGGTTCATAGCCGTACTCGTCCAGCAGGCGCTCACAGACGGTCAGCCCGCGCTCGGGGCCCAGGCGGCCGGGGCGGGTCTCGTCCCGCGCGGCCCCGCCCATCCGCCGGCCGCGCCGCTCGGCGGCCCGCACCGCCGCCTGCGCGGCGTTTTCGTCGGCCTCCTCGGTGAGGACGGCATCCAGGAGGAGGTCCGCCAGGAGTTCATGGCGCCGCTCGGGAATGCTGACCGTGATCTGGGCGTCGGTGGGTTCGTACACCTTCGGCCGTCTGCCGACCTTCCGGATCCCGCCGGGCGTTTCATAGCGGGCGCGCAGCAGACCGGCGTCGACGAGCTTGTCGAGGTGGAAGGCGGCCAGCTTGCGGGAGATGCCGACGCTCGCGGCGGCCTCGTCACGGGTGACCGGACGTCCGGCACGCCGGATGAAGACGAACATGCGCCGCCGCGAGTCCTCGCTCAGGACGCTGACGGAGTCGATGGCGGTGTTGACCGTGTCGGCCGGCGGAGTCGAGTCAGAAGCCACCCGAGCACGATAACTCCCACTCACGTGGGCACAAGCGCCCTTTTGGCTCTCTGCACTCCGTGGCTTGACGCGCCACCGCAATAAGACCAAGATTTATTGGCGAAACTCGTTTGGGAGCCAGGAGTGTCCGGCTGCCTTCGCCATGCTCATCTCGGGAGTTCTCCATGGACAACGTCCTCGTCCTGCCCACGGCTCCGGGCATCGGTGGCAGCTGACATGACCGAGCTCGCGCCCCGCGCCACCGCCCGGATACGGCCGCACGACCCGGAGGAGCCGGCGCCCGCGGGCCCCGCTCTGCGGGTGGTCCATGAGTCCGGCGACATCGACCTGGCGGCCGCGGAAGCCGCGGCCGGCCAGTTCCTCAACGCCCTGGGAATCTCCACCTCGTCGGAGAGCCTGCGCGGCACACCGGGCCGGATGGCCCGCGCGTATGCCGAGCTGTTCAGCCCGCGCCCCTTCGACCTGACCACCTTCCCCAACGACGAGGGCTACGACGAGCTCGTCCTGGCCCGGCGCATCCCCGTCCGGTCGGTGTGCGAACACCATCTGCTGCCGTTCGTCGGCACCGCCCACGTCGGCTACCTGCCCGGCGGCCGCATCCTGGGCCTGTCCAAGCTGGCCCGTGTCGTCGAGCACTTCGCCTGCCGCCCGCAGGTCCAGGAGCGCCTGACCAAGCAGGTCGCCGACTGGCTCCAGACCCATCTGGAGCCCAAGGGCGTCGGTGTGGTGATCGAGGCCGAGCACTCCTGTATGACCCTGCGCGGGGTCCAGGCCACCGGATCGAGCACCATGACCTCCACCCTGCTCGGACTGCTGCGTTCCGACGCCCGCTCGCGCGCCGAATTCCTCGCCCTGACCGGCGCGACCTCGTAATCGCTACGGTCCGGACGACATCGCGGCGACCGGTGACGGTTCGCGTACGGAGTGAGGCATGACGCCGTGCCGGCCGGTGCGGCGGTCGCGCCCGATGACGACGTGGCGCGCCGTCAAGAGTTGGCGAGCCGGAGTGATGGCACCCGAGCCATGCCTCCAACTCTGAAGTGGGGCGATCGATACTTCCGCGGCGATGCGGTCAAGCCAAGGGCTTTGGTTCAACTAGTGAATTCAGCATGACCCTTGACCGGCAAGGGCAGGGTCCAAGACAGTCGTTCCGTGTGAGCGCTCTCTCGGCCCCATCGGCGCTCGCTCTGCCCACTGTGCCCGAGTTCCCGTAGCCCGATCTCCCATCACCCCCACGCCGGGGAGCGGGCTACGGGGGCTCGCACACCTCATCAACGCTGTTGCTACGAACGAAAGCAGCCCCCCACATGTTCAGGATCACTTCCTCAGGTACGACGGCGGAGGCCAAACCCCGCCGCCGACGACGACGCGTTCTGGCCTTCGTTGCCGCCTTGTCGCTTCCGGTGACCGGACTGCTGGCTCTCACGGTGTCCTCCAACACCGCCGCCGCGGGTGAGCCCGCGGCCAAGGCCGAGTGGACCACCGTCTTCCAGGACGACTTCGACGGCGCGGCGGGCACCGGCCTGAACAAGAACGACTGGCTGTACGACATCGGCACCGGCTACCCGGGCGGCGCCGCGAACTGGGGCACCGGCGAGATCGAGTCGGTCACGGACTCCACCGACAACGTCTACCACGACGGTGACGGTCACATGGTGATCAAGCCGATCCGCGACGGTTCCGGGAAGTGGACCTCCGGCCGTGTGGAGACCCAGCGCACCGACTTCGAGGCGCCCGCCGGTGGGCAGTTGGAGATCAGCGCCTCCCTCAAGCAGCCCAACCCCGAGAAGGGCCTCGGCATTTGGCCCGCCTTCTGGGCCATGGGCGCCGACGCCCGCCCGGTCGGGGCCACCAACTGGCCGAGCATCGGCGAGCTGGACATCATGGAGGACGTCAACGGGCTCAGCAAGCACTCGAACACCTTCCACTGCGGTGAGTGGGCCGGCGAGTGCCACGACCCGGACGGGATCACCAGCGATCTGCTGCCGTGTGACGGCTGCCAGACCGACTACCACACGTACTCCGTGATCGTGGATCGCACCGACACCTCCGCGGAACAGCTGCGCTTCTACCGCGACGGCAAGGAAACCTTCACGGTGAAGCAGAACCAGGTGTCCGCCGAGACCTGGAAGAAGGCCGTGGACCACGGGTTCTTCGCCATCTTCAACGTCGCGGTCGGCGGCTCTTATCCCAACAAGGTCTGCGGCTGCACCTCACCGGCGGCGGACAC encodes the following:
- a CDS encoding response regulator, giving the protein MPEPQIDVVIADDQELVRMGFSLILGVQPGITVVGEAADGVECVELARRLRPRVVLADIRMPRLDGLEVVRQLAGPGVADPMNVVVITTFDQDDYVRTALRNGACGFLLKDASPDLLVEAVQAAARGDALISPAVTVRLLRRLEATERGTAQAPEGSDDAGLSERERDIVRLVAVGRTNQEIGDELFLSLSTVKTYLARIQAKLNARNRVEVAAWAWEHGAVRGSR
- a CDS encoding helix-turn-helix transcriptional regulator — protein: MASDSTPPADTVNTAIDSVSVLSEDSRRRMFVFIRRAGRPVTRDEAAASVGISRKLAAFHLDKLVDAGLLRARYETPGGIRKVGRRPKVYEPTDAQITVSIPERRHELLADLLLDAVLTEEADENAAQAAVRAAERRGRRMGGAARDETRPGRLGPERGLTVCERLLDEYGYEPVREAPTELRLRNCPFHPLTAKAPDLVCGMNHAFLAGYVNGLEVNGVRAVLAPEAGKCCVRLGPSDLNSPRGVQEVPHQAGT
- the folE gene encoding GTP cyclohydrolase I FolE yields the protein MTELAPRATARIRPHDPEEPAPAGPALRVVHESGDIDLAAAEAAAGQFLNALGISTSSESLRGTPGRMARAYAELFSPRPFDLTTFPNDEGYDELVLARRIPVRSVCEHHLLPFVGTAHVGYLPGGRILGLSKLARVVEHFACRPQVQERLTKQVADWLQTHLEPKGVGVVIEAEHSCMTLRGVQATGSSTMTSTLLGLLRSDARSRAEFLALTGATS
- a CDS encoding glycoside hydrolase family 16 protein, with amino-acid sequence MFRITSSGTTAEAKPRRRRRRVLAFVAALSLPVTGLLALTVSSNTAAAGEPAAKAEWTTVFQDDFDGAAGTGLNKNDWLYDIGTGYPGGAANWGTGEIESVTDSTDNVYHDGDGHMVIKPIRDGSGKWTSGRVETQRTDFEAPAGGQLEISASLKQPNPEKGLGIWPAFWAMGADARPVGATNWPSIGELDIMEDVNGLSKHSNTFHCGEWAGECHDPDGITSDLLPCDGCQTDYHTYSVIVDRTDTSAEQLRFYRDGKETFTVKQNQVSAETWKKAVDHGFFAIFNVAVGGSYPNKVCGCTSPAADTTSGAGMSVDWFSVKVSK